In Acanthopagrus latus isolate v.2019 chromosome 23, fAcaLat1.1, whole genome shotgun sequence, the genomic window cttctcttctcttctcttctcttctcttctcttctcttctcttctcttctcttctcttctctcagggCTCCCTGGAGGACCAGATCATTCAGGCTAACCCGGTGCTAGAGGCATTTGGCAACGCCAAGACCATCAGGAACAACAACTCCTCGCGCTTTGTAGGGACACATAAATAgcaaattttttttaacatcatgaaataaaaatggaataaaCACACTTGTGAGAATAATATGTAGCCTATGTGTCATTTCAGGGAAAGTTCATCCGCATCCATTTTGGGCCCACGGCTAAGCTGGCTGGTGCTGACATCGAGAGCTGTGagtgcttttcttttattactttGTACAAATTCATAATAccatttttcttcatcaaatacaaatattgtcattgtggtgtgtgtgtgtgtgtgtgtgtgtgtgtgtgtgtgtgtttgtgtgtgcatgcatcagATCTTCTAGAGAAATCAAGAGTGATTTCCCAGCAGGCTGCTGAGAGAGGATACCATATCTTCTACCAACTCCTGTCTGGGAGGAAGCCAGAGCTCATGGGTGAGACAGATATTGCTGCAATGACATCAGCTGATATGGAGATATAGTGAGCTACTGATCTGTATCACCTTACTGCTGTTGACACCTTACTGTTTTACCATCCAATTTATGAATGCTAATATTTGCCCTCCATTTCCTCCACATCTGGGGAAAAAGGACATTTTACAATGAACAGCTTACAATGACACACGTTTCCATGGATGTCAGTGGATGGTGAGAAGGGTAGTGTTGTTTAAGAGTCTGGTCACATACAGGTTCGAGAAGACTGTGTTTCTAGAAGTTTATTCTTAAATATTAAACCTAGAGTCAACAGCATACAGCACTCTAGCCAGCGGTGCTGGTAGCCCAGGGTTCTGCAGTTGCCAGGATGAATGTGGAAAGAGTGCTGAGTTTCAGCTCGTTTGAAGAAAcagaggttaaaaaacaaaacatattttatgtcaGCTGTtacacctgaacacaacacatcaaGACTGAGAGTAGCCTAGCCGAAGTAGTTAGTTAGGAAACGAGCACAGATGTTTAAACAGTTTGCTAAAAGTagataaatggttgaaataaagcacatttaaacTGTTGAACTAGCTACTTAGCTAAAAGTTATGGATACAGAGTTGAAATAGTTTGGATGGATGAAATAAATTAGCTGAAATTAGCTTAGCCACAGCTAACACAATGATGTTAACCCTAGTTAGCTCAAAGTAGTGGATTAAATCTGAAGGAGCTAGCTAAAACTAGTGGGTATGGCCAAAGTAGCTAGATAAAACTTGTCTAACATTAATGAAAAAGCCTGAGGTGGTGGATTATAGCTAATACTGGTTAAACAGTTGAAATTGTTAACTTAAAGGAGGCAAGTAGAAACTTCTGCCATTAGTTGTATGAATGGAAACTTCACCTAAATGTTAACAGTTCAATTGTGTGAGAAAAGAGTAAACAAAGGTAATATCCAGTTGAAATGAATGTAGTTTAAGACATTTGAAACATGTCTTGTTTGTAATATACATACCATAACATACAGTGTTAAACAGTGGAGTTTTCTTCCAAAGTAACAattaatcattgttttttttttgattatgtGTGTATCTATGTCTTTCAGAGGCTCTGCTGCTGAGCCCAGACCCCAAACAGTATGTGTGGGTGAGTCAGGGAGTCACTGTGGTGGACAACATGGACGACGGGGAGGAACTGATGCTCACTGATGTGAGTCCATAGCCTTTCTCTCTTACTGATGCTTTGCTCTCATTTAAAATCAGCAACAAAGACAGAATCACTGCTTTGCAtatccaaaggaaaaaaaaaatctatgactGCATCGGCCAGTTGATGGTGCTGTTGCTTCTCTGTGTgcggtgctgcagctctggtctctgtcctctctgtctgactctctccaTGCTGCTGTATCCACAGGAAGCCTTTGATGTCCTGGGCTTCACCCCCGAGGAGAAGATGAGCGTGTACAAGCTGACTGGAGGCATAATGCACTTTGGCAACTTGAAGTTCAAACAGAAACCCAGAGAGGAGCAGGCTGATGTGGATACTACTGAGGGTATCAAAGtccacctctctctgtctctgtctctcttatTCTGGTGTCACAGCTCATGTATTTCAAActctattttatgttttttttccctttcatcaACTTccatctaaccctaacccttcttAAAGTGGCTGACAAAGTCGCCCACCTCATGGCCATCAACTCTGGAGAGCTGCAGAAGGGCATAACACGCCCCAGGGTCAAGGTTGGCAACGAGTTTGTGACCAAAGGTATTCAAAAAGACATTATTCAGATAATTAAGATAATTAATTATCCCATCAATTGCTGTTCTTGTAAACAAAGACTGTTCAACCAGGTTAGGCGTTGCACTCGTCCACCattcaaatatttgaatttgaattgtcAGGTCAGAACCAGGACCAGTGTGTGTACTCCATCGGAGCTCTGGCGAAGGCCATCTACGACCGCATGTTCAAGTGGATGGTGACCCGCATCAATCGGACCCTGGACACCAAGATGCAGCGGCAGTACTTCATAGGAGTGCTGGACATCGCCGGGTTTGAGATCTTTGAGGTGAGATGACGATTCGCTGGGTGAGTTATGATCATGATCTCATGATATCTCATCGCGCTGAGATCCAGCTCTGCCtttcacctccagctcaacaGCTTTGAGCAGCTGTGCATCAACTTCACtaatgagaagctgcagcagttcttCAACCACCACATGTTTGTGCTGGAGCAGGAAGAGTACAAGAAGGAGGGTATCGACTGGGTCTTCATTGACTTCGGCCTGGACCTGCAGGCCTGCATCGACCTGCTGGAGAGggtaacgcacacacacacacacacacacacacacacacacacacacacacacacacacacacacacacacacacacacacacagagcgacaCACGTACTCAAGAGTCACTCACATtgaatttttgtatttctgcttccttatctctgtctcctctgtagCCTATGGGCATTTTCTCCATCCTGgaggagcagtgtgtgtttccaAAGGCGACAGACGCGACCTTCAAGGCAGCACTGTTTGACAACCACCTGGGCAAGTCCTCCAACTTCCTCAAGCCAAAAGGGGGGAAGAGAGGACCCGAGGCCCACTTTGAACTTGTGCACTATGCCGGCACCGTGAGTAGCATTTGACATGACAGCGTTAGTGGCtggaaaatacacaaacactaaGATAGAGATGGGAATATAAAGCacaatcaaacataaaaaataataacatagGTTTGTGTGTATCAGCTTCACTTAATTACAAgaccttgtttgtgttttagctgaaaaaaactgtaaatttCTTTCCTCACATTGTCTGCAGTTATGTGTAAAATCTTCTTTACCTCTGCCAACAAAGTAAGTCCTATCTCTGAATGTAAAGCAAGGTGTGTACATGGGTGCAGTTAAGCAGCTTGTGCCTCTCACAGGTGGGCTACAACATCACTGGCTGGCTGGAGAAGAACAAAGACCCCCTGAATGAGACGGTGGTGGGACTCTTCCAGAAGTCCTCCCTGCCTCTGCTGGCTCTGCTCTtcaaagaggaggaggctgccGGGGGAGccaagaaacaaaagaaagggtCCTCCTTTCAAACCGTCTCCAACTTCTACAGAGTACGTCACGCAGCCACACAGGGATGCTTTCACCCGTTGTGTGCGGGCgaacacacacaacttcatGCCTGAAATGCCGAAACTAATGAGTGGCTGATTCCTGTCTCAGTGAGAGAACTAAAAGAACTGTAACAGCACACTTATATCATGTATATGTAATATGATATCATGTGTTATTATattatcaaataataataataacaatatctAAAGGAGTAGTGTGACATACTTCCGTATCATGTTCATCATTATATAACGCAGTTTCttttgctgagagttagatatgaagctacagtcagtagccggttagcttagcttagcgtaaGATAAAAGCTGGAGATGGGGAAACAGCTATTCTCTTGCTAAATCCCTCATAAATTATGAAATGACATTACACTTACTTTTGTTCAGATTGTATCATTTATGAGCTTTAGAAGTGCTGGTGGGCAGACTTCTTTATCTTTGGACTGacccagtctttatgctaagataagctaaTCAGATGCTACCCATAGCCTCATGTTTAGCAGACAGACgtgagagtggtattgatcctCATATCTAATTCTTCACCAGAAAATGGATAAgcatatttaccaaaatgtcaaaaatcttTGAATTAGTCTGTCAGCCGTAACTCATCATAAAGTTTAAAGAGCAACTTTCAGGGCGGAGTCCCCAGTCAATCAAAGTGTAGGGAAAATATACATACTTATAGAATAttgtgtatgtaaatatatattagCTTAAAAGTGCAAAGACATACAAAATgccttcatttaaaaatacttcAATACTCACAATATGTTCATTACCTCAGGTATGaataattacattatttatgCACAACAGGAACAACTGAATAAGCTGATGAGCACTCTGCGAAGCACTGCTCCTCACTTTGTCCGCTGCATCGTGCCCAACGAGTTCAAGAAGTCAGGTCAGTGAGTGAAGccactgtttttattccatCTACTCTATCTCAAGTTGCAAAAATGAGTTCACTCTGTCAAGGAAGGTTTTGGAACTGTATGATGCTGATAATTATCACATTTGTCTGTCTTTCATGTCATAAAGGTGTGACAGATAACCATCTGATCCTGCACCAGTTAGCATGTAACGGCGTGCTGGAGGGGATCCGTATCTGCAGGAAAGGATTCCCCAACAGACTACAGTACCCAGAATTCAAACAAAGGTCTGACTCCATTTTCTTCCGATGTctatatttttatgttatttatcaACATTATCATTTCCATGATCTTTATGGTCCTCTTCCCCCCCTTATAACTCTTACGTTTCATCCCTCTTCTTATTATCTGACTGCccttatgttttgattttcatcatTCCATTGtctcattctcctcctcttcctgatgTTTCGTAGGTACTACATCCTCAACCCCAACGTCATCCCTAAGGGATTCGTTGACAGCAGGAAGGCCTCTGAGTTGCTCCTGAGTTCAGTTGGCCTGGATAATATGGAGTACCGCATCGGCCACACCAAGGTACACCGTTGTTATGATTGGCCTAAGacacaataattaaataatacCTCTTATtgcacaaataaaataagattttaTATATTAGAATTtagatactgtatgtgtaaaGACTCCACATATATGTCAGTATATGCCAATGTCTTCTTATatcacatttcatacatttcctTTTCCACATTTGTGATTATGTTTATAAGACATTTAATGAGACAGTAATTGGTATTTTAGttgaaaaatggcaaaatataCTTGACATATTGTACAGTACATTGCAAACAGAGTTTGCCAATATATTACATCCCTACATGTAACttatataaaacaaactcagttGCGCACaaaattatatttgtgttttcctcgGCAGGTGTTTTTCCGTGCAGGCATCCTGGCGAAGCTGGAGGACATGCGTGACGAGCGGCTGGTGAAGATCATCACCATGCTGCAGGCTCAACTCAGGGGAACTCTGATGAGGATCGAGTTTAAGAAGATGGTGGACAGACggtaagtgtatgtgtgtgtgtgtgtgtgtgtgtgtgtgtatacacaaaATGTGTTCTCCGTTATGACAGCTGGGTCACAGAGATGCTGTGTTCAATGAATGCTTGTAAGCAATAATAATGTGTccatatttatgtgtgtgtgatgcagaaTTGCGCTGATGGCCATCCAACGCAACGTGAGGAAATTCCTTCAATTACGCTACTGGGGGTGGTGGAAACTCTACAACAAGGTAAAATGCTGAATTTTAATCTCATGTCAAATGATATGTTATCACCATCTCtctcaccaccatcatcatatTTCCTGCCTCGGCTCCTGCAGGTGAAGCCCCTGCTGATGGTTGCCCGTCAGGAGGAGATCTTCAAGGCGAaggaagaggagctgagggcGGCTGTGGAGAAAGTCAAAGAGCTGGAGggtaaaatcaaaaatctgGAGGGGAAGATGGCCACCCTTTCACAGGAGAAGAAAGATCTTTCCTTGGCATTGGCTGCAGTAAGTTTATGTCATCTACGCATAGTTTCGTCAGCTGATGCTTGTGTGAATAATtgttatataatattttaaatcCTCTGTTTTCTTGTTCATTTGATATAGTTTCATATAAAGGAAGATAGAAATGTGTCTCTCTTCTTACTCTTCTAGTAACATTACATTCCAGTCCCGTTAATGGTGCTTTGGTTCagttattctgaaaaaaaaataaaaatctttgaAAAGCCCATACATTCTTTAAACAGCACATACATTTTGGGGTCATTTGGGTTGACAAATGGctcataaatatatacatattctGAAGCCAGAGCTGTTGATACATCTTTCCTCGGTCATTACACCAGTATAGTTAACACTCACATATACACGCTTAATCTGCTTGTCTTTCCACAGGAGCAAGACACACTGAGTGATGCTGAGGAGCGCGCCACCCAACTGATGCACCAAAAGGTCCAGCTGGAGGAATCATTGCAGGTAATAGATGATTAAAGATAAAccatatctatctatatatctatctatctctctctctctttctctctctctctctctctctctctctctctctctctctctctctctatatatatatatatatatatatatatatatatatatatatatatatatatatatatatatatatatatattatatatgaataaTGTTAATGCAGATAATCTTATTACCAATCTGTGATATTTGTGAAATTTGATTTAAAGGACTTTGAGGCCtagaaacagctggaaaaactgTCCTGTGTctaaaataactgaatttaGGATCTACGTGAGCgcctggaggaagaagaaggcaACACAGCCTCCCTCCACGGCcagaggaggcagctggagggGGAACTGACTGAGCTGAAGAGAGACCTGGAGTCTCTGGAGTCCACACTGGCCAGgactgagaaagagaaacaggtagagaggaggaggaggatgaggagtagagaaattgtttattttgtttcagaaaaacagaatattaGATGTAGGCTTTTGCCACTGAGTTctgtttaatggtgtgtttaGGGCCTGGACTTCAAGGTACGAACTCTGACAGGCGACCTGAGTCAGAGAGATGACCAAATCGGCAAACTGCAGAAGGAAAGAAGAGCTCTGGAGGAACTGCAACAGGTAAACAAATaggcacgtgtgtgtgtaggtggacatgcacacacaacaacatgcatAAACATAAACTATGTAATTTTATAATTTAATCAGAAAACTCTGGAGGATCTGCAAACAGAAGAGGACAAAGTGAACCATCTGACCAAGACCAACAGCAAGCTCAACAACCAAGTGAATGAGGTACAAGCAGAAAGGCCTGCTTGACCTTAAGATTTTCGATTATCAAGTTAGGCTGAATATACCGAATAtttgtatgtgtgggtgtgtgtgtagctggAGGACAGCTGGGAGCAGGAGAAGAGGATCAGGGCGGAGGTGGAGAAAGCGAGAAGGAAGGCAGAGGGGGACCTGAAGATGACCATAGAGAACCTGAATGAGATGGAGAATGCTAAGCTCGACCTGGAGGAAGTCATCAAGAAgtgagggacacacacacacacacacacacacacacacacacacacacacacacacacttctcataACTTCtcataacaaacaaaacaaactaatacACTACAGTAGAagatacatctgtgtgtgttcctcactCTCTTTCATACTTAATGATCCCCTTCTGCTgtatgtgcgcgtgtgtgtttgtttgtgtgtgtgtgtgcgtgtgtgttcatccaGGAGAGACTTTGAGATCAACAACATGAACTCGAAGCTGGAGGACGAACAGTCTCTCAGCTCCATGCTCAGCCGCAAGCTCAAAGAGCACCAGGTACAAACGACTACACTTGCCGATTTTgtgtcttcttctgtggtttaagATGTGATGATCAGTTAGGTCAGCTAGCTATGTACAGAGCAATTAAGAGCCCCAGACCAGCCCCAGCGTGTGTAGATGTTTGCATATTTATGCTACATTGTGTAGTTATTTTCAGCCATGCCTGCAGCCACTTAAGTCCGGACTGAAATATCTCGGCAACtgacattcatgctccccagaggatgaatgcTAACGACTTCTATGACCCCCATGACTTTGCTTATAGCAACACTATCAAGTCAAATATACATTTGTTAGGGACTAATGACATTTAGTTCTTATTAGTAAATTAGCTTGCTAATAAACTAAAGATAGCTGCTTAAAGgttcaatatgtaagaatcacccacttgtcaaattcatactcaaaataTATGGGCAGCATGTCACTACACAGTAACAGCTAACTCCTGCTAACTGTAGTggctgttagctagttagctcagttcGTTGTGTGTTCCAGACTGTTGTGGTATGATTCTCGTTACTATTCCCAGTTAcaaaacaatttttattttggagCTAAGAACAAGGGTGGATAATATTTCTATAGTTGTCTTGATTATATAAGTGTTAATTTTGAAATAGAATGTGTTGGGCTCCTGATATCGGTGAATTCAGTGCAGTGAGCCTGGCAATTATTGAGCAGCGTTAAATGTCAGGTGACGAATGTTGCGTAAGGTTAAAAAAACGAAAGGATGATGGGGTGTAAATGTGAGATAACAGATGACTGTGTGGGGAAAAGAAGACAGTGTTTGAATTTAAGGTTGAATTTGAGATTTGGAATTCGAGTGAAGATGAGGAGTGGAAGAAATAAATGAGAATAATAgatatctgtttttaaagatgggagtttatttttgtttgtgtggttcttCTCAGGCCCGCAtcgaggagctggaggaggagctggaagcAGAACGAGCCATGAGAGCCAAGGTACAGCTCTAGTCTATAATGACCTTGTTTAAACAGTAGCCACTGTAGTTAGGGAAGAAACTGCTGATTATTTTagtttagtctgtaaaatgtcaaaaaattgtGAACAATGCTCACCACAAAGTGACggcttcaattttttttttcacaaccaacagtccaaaacagaaacactgttcaTCTCGTATCataaaaggacaaagaaaagctgcaaatctttatatttaacaaactgaaacaagaataatggaaatgattaatcaattaacaaaATAGCTGGTGATTATTCTTTAATCGACaggtggagaagcagagggCGGAGCTATCACGAGATCTTGAGGACCTCAGTGATAGACTGGAAGAGGCAGGAGGAGCCACAGTCGCCCAGGTGAGTGTGACCGACACCTGTCGATCAACCTCAACTTTgaccatttttgttttggtcagAAAACCTTAAAGTACAACTCTGTCTGTGGTTGACCGGTTCAGATTGAGCAGAACAGGAAGCGGGAGACGGACCTGCTGAAGCTGAGgcgggagctggaggaggcggcGCTCCAATCAGAGGCCACCGCGGCAGCGCTGAGGAAGAAGCACTCAGATGCGATGGCGGAGCTGGGGGAGCAGCTGGAGAACCTGACCAGGCTGAAGGTGAAACTGGAGAAGGACAAGCAGAGCATGAGGGCGGAGATCGAAGATCTCAACGTCACCATGGAGACCATACAGAAAGCGAAGGTGCAGACTAAATCTTGAGTGATTAACACTATGATAACACATCAGACGTGACTCATGACCGATACGAAATCCTGCTTTTGAGTGCAGATGAACTCTGAAGCCCACGCCCACAAGCTGGAGGACAACCTGGGGGAGGCCAACGCTCGCCTGGCGGAGATGGAGCGCACTCAGACGGAGCTCAGCACCACCAAAATCCACCTGACTGGTGAGGACACAGACAtggatgctcacacacactgtgtctttgtgtgtgtgttttctggtttattGACAGTTTGCTCCTTTgttcctgcgtgtgtgtgtgtgtgtgtgtgtgtagcggAGAACAATGACCTGAGCAGGGAGCTGGAGGACACGCAGAGTAAGCTGACCCAGGCGACCAGGCTGAAGACCTCCCTCACCTTGCAGATCGATGAGCTCAA contains:
- the LOC119013292 gene encoding myosin-16-like produces the protein MPGAYKGECGDNVDPMPFLVPSEKERLDAMNKPYDIKRSCWIKDEKEAFVAGEIQSEDGDKVTVKTTKNTTVTVRMDDVQQMNPPKFYQASDMANLTFLNEASVLENLRSRYVSMRIYTYSGLFCVTINPYKWLPIYGAKVAQVYKGKKRNEAPPHLFSISDNAYHDMLMEHENQSMLITGESGAGKTENTKKVIQYFANVGATGSKTSDSKASVCGSLEDQIIQANPVLEAFGNAKTIRNNNSSRFGKFIRIHFGPTAKLAGADIESYLLEKSRVISQQAAERGYHIFYQLLSGRKPELMEALLLSPDPKQYVWVSQGVTVVDNMDDGEELMLTDEAFDVLGFTPEEKMSVYKLTGGIMHFGNLKFKQKPREEQADVDTTEVADKVAHLMAINSGELQKGITRPRVKVGNEFVTKGQNQDQCVYSIGALAKAIYDRMFKWMVTRINRTLDTKMQRQYFIGVLDIAGFEIFELNSFEQLCINFTNEKLQQFFNHHMFVLEQEEYKKEGIDWVFIDFGLDLQACIDLLERPMGIFSILEEQCVFPKATDATFKAALFDNHLGKSSNFLKPKGGKRGPEAHFELVHYAGTVGYNITGWLEKNKDPLNETVVGLFQKSSLPLLALLFKEEEAAGGAKKQKKGSSFQTVSNFYREQLNKLMSTLRSTAPHFVRCIVPNEFKKSGVTDNHLILHQLACNGVLEGIRICRKGFPNRLQYPEFKQRYYILNPNVIPKGFVDSRKASELLLSSVGLDNMEYRIGHTKVFFRAGILAKLEDMRDERLVKIITMLQAQLRGTLMRIEFKKMVDRRIALMAIQRNVRKFLQLRYWGWWKLYNKVKPLLMVARQEEIFKAKEEELRAAVEKVKELEGKIKNLEGKMATLSQEKKDLSLALAAEQDTLSDAEERATQLMHQKVQLEESLQDLRERLEEEEGNTASLHGQRRQLEGELTELKRDLESLESTLARTEKEKQGLDFKVRTLTGDLSQRDDQIGKLQKERRALEELQQKTLEDLQTEEDKVNHLTKTNSKLNNQVNELEDSWEQEKRIRAEVEKARRKAEGDLKMTIENLNEMENAKLDLEEVIKKRDFEINNMNSKLEDEQSLSSMLSRKLKEHQARIEELEEELEAERAMRAKVEKQRAELSRDLEDLSDRLEEAGGATVAQIEQNRKRETDLLKLRRELEEAALQSEATAAALRKKHSDAMAELGEQLENLTRLKVKLEKDKQSMRAEIEDLNVTMETIQKAKMNSEAHAHKLEDNLGEANARLAEMERTQTELSTTKIHLTAENNDLSRELEDTQSKLTQATRLKTSLTLQIDELKRQLDEENKGRNAAVVSLANARHDLSLLKEQLEEESEGRGELQRLVSKLNADVTSWRSKYETDAIHRTEELEETKRKLAVRLQEAEEAAEAAQARAASLEKVKQRLQGEVEDLTIDLERSNAAAAALDKKQRVFDKLAAEWSQKNEELQLELDNSQKESRSYMTELYKLKTLYEESQDHIETVRKENKTLSEEIRELVDQLGEGGRSVHELQKARKKLEVEKEELQLALEEAEASLEVEEGRLVRVQLELAQVKADIDRRIHEKEEEFEVTRKNHVRAVESLQASLEAEAKGRAEAVRMKKKMEGDLNEMEIQLEHSNRNNAELVKTLKKLQQQIKDLQVQMDEDARQHDELREKYSLQERRLCLMQGEMEELRGGLEASERARKQIEQELVDTTERLSEFNMQNQSLTILKRKLEADLTQLSSEHEELISEFRSVDERAKKAVTDATRLCEELRQEQDRSSHLEKIKKNQEQNLRDLTLKLEEAEQQALKAGKRTIQKLENRIREVENELDQEQKRHMETVKNLRKGERRLKELVFQTEEDHKTNQRMQELVEKLQNKLKSYKRQIEDAEEQANTSLSKYRKTIHELDDAEERAEVAEMTLNKMRMRNRASATKGFTSVEIVQSDTHPSSPPKDA